The following coding sequences are from one Anguilla rostrata isolate EN2019 chromosome 16, ASM1855537v3, whole genome shotgun sequence window:
- the clec3a gene encoding tetranectin-like protein — protein sequence MGRPGLVFLLALISISLQQGNSLPSRTRKAVSTRQTDEDDLKSQINKLWLEVNSLKEMQALQTVCLRGIKAHRKCYLAIEEPKHYHEANEDCIAQGGTLAIPRDLLENNDLRNYARRVSPGSREFWIGVTDIVKEGQYVDVNSVPVGFFNWDRSKKQPTGGKRESCVALSLPAQGKWHDEVCRSLKKYICEYLIP from the exons ATGGGACGTCCCGGACTGGTTTTTCTTCTGGCCCTCATCTCCATCTCGCTGCAGCAGGGGAACAGCCTGCCCTCCCGCACCAGGAAAGCAGTGTCTACCAGGCAGACAG ATGAGGATGACCTGAAGTCCCAGATCAATAAGCTGTGGCTGGAGGTGAACTCACTGAAAGAGATGCAGGCTCTGCAAACAG TTTGCCTCCGTGGCATCAAGGCCCACAGGAAGTGCTACCTGGCCATCGAGGAGCCGAAGCATTACCACGAGGCCAACGAGGACTGCATCGCACAGGGCGGCACGCTGGCCATCCCGCGGGACCTGCTGGAGAACAACGACCTGAGGAACTACGCCCGGAGGGTCTCCCCGGGCTCCAGAGAGTTCTGGATCGGGGTGACGGACATCGTGAAGGAGGGCCAGTACGTGGACGTCAACAGCGTGCCGGTCGGCTTCTTCAACTGGGATCGCTCCAAGAAGCAGCCCACCGGGGGCAAGAGGGAGAGCTGCGTGGCGCTGTCGCTCCCCGCCCAGGGCAAGTGGCACGACGAGGTCTGCCGCAGCCTCAAAAAGTACATTTGCGAATACCTCATCCCATAA